The genomic region GTTGCTAGCTAGATCAGATTGTGTTTTCAAAGTTTGGATGCTTTGATGACTAATTAGTAATTACCCTTGTCATTTTCATTCCCTGTGACTGACCCTTTATTCTGCATTTTCTGATTTCATGAATTACAGGATTTATTGCCAAAGAAATCGCCTTTATTGCTTAGGACGATTGTCGTGTTGTTTGTAATGCTCTGTGGTGTCTATATATGCTCAGTTTGTTTAAAGCAAATCAGGACTGGTACCTCAATCAGATTCTTAAGCATCCCTGAGGTGATTCAAAAGCCGTGCCAGAAACCTTATATTGAACCGGAAGAAGCGCCTTATGTGCACTTCCCAAAGCCCACAACTTATAGCAGGTATATTCATGATTGTTTTGCTTTCAAGTTTGGTTCTATTTAAACGGTAATGATATGACTTTTCTTGTGTATATAAATAGGGCTGAATGTGCGTGCAATCCTGTGAGATATTTTGCAATTTTCTCAATGCAGAGGTCTGGGAGTGGTTGGTTTGAGACGCTACTGAATAATCATACTAACATAAGCTCAAATGGGGAGATTTTCTCTGTTAAAGTCAGGAGAAGTAACATGTCAACAATTTCAGAGACTTTGGACAGAGTGTACAATCTAGATTGGCTCAGTAGTGCCTCAAAGAATGAGTGCACAGCTGCAGTTGGCCTAAAGTGGATGCTTAATCAGGTAATGCTTGCATATGCATTTTTTAGCTAGTTATGTTATTCAACAGCGCAGTCATTTTTTTCGTGAGAGACTAAGACATTTGTGTGTGGTTCATTTCTCTCCTTTTGGCAGTTCCTCATATCATATTTGTCATATCATGATATTGTGGACTATGCTGTCTTATAGTCTCTATTTTTAAAACAATTACAAAGATTCTTGTAGTGTAAGGTTTTCATGTCCCTAAAAGAAGCTTGTCTGATTGTCTTGGAGGAAAATGTTTACTAAGGGGCAGTGCTACTAGTTCAGAGAATGTATGGAGTAAACAGTGTGACTAACATAAATGTCAGGCGCAACTGTTAAGCTTGAACATTATATAATTTTAATGTACCGCTTTTCAAATCTTTTTTCTTTTATACAACTAATAAGGTTGGTGATTGAAGTTCCTCCTGTGAGAATTGGAAATGGAATATTTGAAAGATTATGTCAAAATTTAATGTTATATAAATGATATAATCTGCATGAATGATATAAATGTATATTTTAGAGAGGTGTGCTTGCATCGAGTCTAGCTAGCTATGAACCTTTCTGCACCTGCTGTAAAAAAATGTGAACAATCTGGTTTTATCTAGATATTGCTCCTCAGATTTTTCCACATCTTTTTAAGTAGCCTGTTATAACAGTTTTTTGCTTTTTGAAGTATAGAAATTTCTCATTGTAACTAATGAGATAGAGGTTTAGTTTAGTAACTTATCACTTAAGATGATCATTATGTGAACATACCATAGTTAAGGGAGGAATCAATCAGTTAGACCCATGCCGTGTTTTGATTTGGGTCCATAAATTTCCATCCAACGTTATTTCTCATGAACAAATGGTTTGCAGTTCATTCATTATCTTCACTTCATGTTGTGGATTTTTTTATTCCGCTCTGATGTTCTTGTTAAACACAGGGAACAGCTAGTTAATCATCTATTGTAACAACTGATGCAGGGATTGATGCATAATCATGAACAAATAGTGGAGTACTTCAACACTCGAGGTGTTGCGGCTATCTTTCTCTTTCGAAGAAATCTGCTGCGTAGGTTGATCTCTGTGCTCGCAAATACTTATGATCGAGATGTGAAGCTACTGAACGGAACCCACAAGTCTCACGTGCATTCTCATCAAGAGGTTCCCCTCTCTCTCTCTCTCTCTCTCTCATTTTGTACTTGTTTTGCAAGCTTAATATATTTGATTGCTGCAGGCAGAGATACTTGCAAAATACAAGCCTACAATCAATACAACTTTGCTCTTAGCCGACCTGAAGCAAGTTGAGGATAGAACTGCCAAAGCATTTCAATATTTCAACAGCACCCGACATATTATCCTATATTATGAGGATGTTGTTAAAAACCGCAGTGTAAGACAATTGTATTAACAATCAACTTTTTCTTATATTGGTTGATGTAATTTAATATCCTTCAGTTGCATGACACGACTTTATTCTGAAATTTTAAATTTGCATGTTTGCAGAAATTAAAAGACGTTCAAGATTTTCTCAAGGTTCCACAAAGAGATTTAAAGAGTCGTCAGGTGAAGATTCACAAAGGTTCATTGTCTAATCAGGTTGAGAATTGGGGTGATGTCCAAAAAGCACTTAATGGAACACATTATGAAAGCTTTCTCCATTCAGATCTTCGCAGGTAACAGCAATGGGGATGATGTATATACCATGCTTTGTTCGTATAAC from Fragaria vesca subsp. vesca linkage group LG3, FraVesHawaii_1.0, whole genome shotgun sequence harbors:
- the LOC101305349 gene encoding uncharacterized protein LOC101305349, whose protein sequence is MADDHSSFTKDLLPKKSPLLLRTIVVLFVMLCGVYICSVCLKQIRTGTSIRFLSIPEVIQKPCQKPYIEPEEAPYVHFPKPTTYSRAECACNPVRYFAIFSMQRSGSGWFETLLNNHTNISSNGEIFSVKVRRSNMSTISETLDRVYNLDWLSSASKNECTAAVGLKWMLNQGLMHNHEQIVEYFNTRGVAAIFLFRRNLLRRLISVLANTYDRDVKLLNGTHKSHVHSHQEAEILAKYKPTINTTLLLADLKQVEDRTAKAFQYFNSTRHIILYYEDVVKNRSKLKDVQDFLKVPQRDLKSRQVKIHKGSLSNQVENWGDVQKALNGTHYESFLHSDLRR